One genomic segment of Scophthalmus maximus strain ysfricsl-2021 chromosome 3, ASM2237912v1, whole genome shotgun sequence includes these proteins:
- the pnpla1 gene encoding omega-hydroxyceramide transacylase, giving the protein MASGVLSSNHVEVPPSISFSGSGFMATYQLGVAQCLLNYVPSIVRAAPFVLGASAGSLVAAAVVCDMSPITIRDEMIHFAKQMKAFRLGPFNPSINVFHWLECILNKYLPSDAHRLASGRLAVAMTRLSDGKHIVTTEFQSKEDVVQALLCSCFVPGYCGILPPSFKGEYYLDGGFTGMQPVLPVSCSHTLTVSPFSGETDICPSDTPCMWDMVVSGATLKGNMANSVRVINALYPMTLETLEQAYYSGYKDTIDFLLRSDLVPRLTIHKISQGQLNANQTTARIHLETTMEEEEEIKVEKEKATLTAFEDIRNMPMGNNDPEQRLELVFRQAPELVFWAWHSMRHFFFFFFKILVGSLKKNTKDRVMPIIMFMKWLKILAQFEALRGQRPTATRNKSSDHSENDKHWYLLRQFITPSRDKKKPKTH; this is encoded by the exons ATGGCTTCGGGAGTTCTCAGCAGTAATCATGTCGAAgttcctccatccatctccttcTCTGGATCTGGATTCATGGCCACCTACCAGTTGGGGGTTGCCCAGTGCTTGCTGAACTATGTCCCCTCGATAGTACGCGCAGCACCGTTTGTTCTCGGTGCATCTGCTGGATCTCTGGTAGCGGCTGCTGTGGTCTGTGATATGAGCCCAA TTACCATTCGGGATGAGATGATTCACTTTGCTAAACAGATGAAGGCATTTAGACTCGGGCCATTCAACCCCTCGATCAATGTGTTCCACTGGTTGGAGtgcattttaaacaaatatctTCCTTCTGACGCACATCGCCTGGCCAGTGGTCGTCTCGCTGTGGCTATGACTCGCTTGAGTGATGGCAAGCACATTGTAACGACTGAATTCCAGTCCAAAGAGGATGTAGTACAG GCTCTGCTTTGTAGCTGCTTTGTGCCTGGGTACTGTGGTATTCTGCCTCCATCCTTCAAAGGAGAG TATTATTTGGACGGAGGTTTCACTGGCATGCAGCCTGTCCTGCCTGTATCCTGCAGTCACACCTTGACAGTGTCTCCATTCTCTGGAGAGACTGACATCTGCCCCTCAGACACGCCTTGCATGTGGGACATGGTGGTGAGCGGAGCCACCCTGAAGGGCAACATGGCGAACAGCGTGAGGGTCATCAACGCTCTTTACCCCATGACTTTGGAG ACTCTGGAACAAGCCTACTACAGCGGCTATAAAGACACTATTGATTTTCTTCTGCGCAGTG ATCTTGTCCCACGGCTAACGATACACAAAATATCCCAAGGGCAACTTAACGCTAACCAAACCACGGCACGGATCCACCTGGAGACcaccatggaggaggaggaggagataaaggTCGAAAAGGAGAAGGCTACATTAACCGCTTTTGAAGACATTAGAAACATGCCGATGGGCAACAATGACccagagcagag ATTGGAGCTGGTGTTCAGGCAGGCTCCGGAGTTGGTTTTCTGGGCCTGGCATAGCatgagacattttttcttcttctttttcaagatACTTGTCGGCAGCCTCAAGAAGAATACAAAGGACAG GGTTATGCCCATCATCATGTTTATGAAGTGGCTGAAAATTCTGGCTCAATTTGAGGCTCTACGAGGACAGAGGCCCACAGCAACCCGGAATAAGTCGTCTGACCATTCAGAAAATGACAAGCATTGGTATCTCCTCAGACAGTTCATCACTCCATCACGGGATAAGAAGAAACCAAAGACACATTAA
- the etv7 gene encoding transcription factor ETV7 isoform X2 yields MESISPLPLDKQESRANSPSSTLHGGQANSPASVHHSPAHQLQEDLWHLPGRLRINPSLWDKEDVAHWLHWAQKEYSLRRPEKERFVMNGRALCLLTKEDFRRRCPCSGDVLYEILQCVKQPRRAVVCDPQNESPSVGNVSSQGRVSCQIRTHSVQEHRPPEVNDTQDGSTAASTLPQSQVQCPAQTESVIQEPLNLSSREKPRSPLHKVKGRIPECRLLWDYVYQLLCDDRYQEYIRWEDYDSLVFRVVDPNGLACLWGNHKNRDNMTYEKMSRALRHYYKLNIIKKERGQKLLFRFLKLPHDIRKQRADPADSPEHTSLPNGTFPDSSPTHDHFEVSPDRASPQPPSTGAPVR; encoded by the exons ATGGAGAGCATTTCCCCGTTGCCTTTGGACAAG CAAGAAAGCAGAGCAAACAGTCCTTCATCCACATTGCATGGAGGGCAAGCCAACTCCCCCGCCAGTGTGCATCACTCCCCTGCTCACCAGCTTCAGGAAGACCTGTGGCATCTACCTGGACGGCTGC GAATAAACCCATCTCTGTGGGACAAAGAGGATGTTGCCCACTGGCTCCACTGGGCTCAGAAGGAGTACTCCCTGCGCCGACCAGAGAAGGAACGATTCGTGATGAACGGCAGAGCGCTTTGCCTGCTCACCAAGGAAGACTTCAGACGCCGCTGTCCCTGCTCAG GTGATGTTCTGTATGAGATCCTTCAGTGTGTGAAACAGCCAAGGAGGGCTGTTGTCTGTGATCCTCAAAATGAGTCTCCCTCCGTGGGAAATGTATCCAGCCAGGGTCGAGTCAGCTGCCAGATCCGAACGCACAGCGTCCAAGAGCATCGGCCTCCCGAGGTCAATGACACCCAAG acGGATCAACAGCTGCCTCTACGTTGCCCCAAAGCCAAGTTCAGTGTCCTGCTCAAACAGAGAGCGTCATCCAGGAGCCTCTCAACCTGTCCAGTCGAGAGAAGCCAAGGAGCCCGCTGCACAAAGTCAAAGGCCGCATCCCAG AGTGCAGACTGCTCTGGGACTATGTGTATCAGCTACTGTGTGACGACCGTTACCAAGAATACATCCGGTGGGAAGACTATGACAGCCTGGTGTTCAGGGTGGTCGACCCAAACGGATTGGCGTGTCTCTGGGGAAACCACAAG aacagaGACAATATGACCTACGAGAAAATGTCCCGTGCTTTGCGGCACTACTATAAGCTCAACATCATCAAGAAGGAGCGAGGACAAAAACTACTCTTCAg GTTTCTGAAACTCCCACATGACATCAGGAAACAGCGGGCAGACCCCGCCGATTCCCCAGAACACACTTCACTTCCGAACGGGACCTTTCCAGACAGCAGTCCTACACATGACCATTTTGAGGTTTCCCCTGATCGCGCGTCTCCACAGCCTCCTTCAACTGGTGCTCCTGTGAGATAA
- the etv7 gene encoding transcription factor ETV7 isoform X1 — translation MESISPLPLDKQESRANSPSSTLHGGQANSPASVHHSPAHQLQEDLWHLPGRLRINPSLWDKEDVAHWLHWAQKEYSLRRPEKERFVMNGRALCLLTKEDFRRRCPCSGDVLYEILQCVKQPRRAVVCDPQNESPSVGNVSSQGRVSCQIRTHSVQEHRPPEVNDTQVFLTFTSAVSAAPAATASQPEPMSPVRHRPLIFYTPTSPLARINGSTAASTLPQSQVQCPAQTESVIQEPLNLSSREKPRSPLHKVKGRIPECRLLWDYVYQLLCDDRYQEYIRWEDYDSLVFRVVDPNGLACLWGNHKNRDNMTYEKMSRALRHYYKLNIIKKERGQKLLFRFLKLPHDIRKQRADPADSPEHTSLPNGTFPDSSPTHDHFEVSPDRASPQPPSTGAPVR, via the exons ATGGAGAGCATTTCCCCGTTGCCTTTGGACAAG CAAGAAAGCAGAGCAAACAGTCCTTCATCCACATTGCATGGAGGGCAAGCCAACTCCCCCGCCAGTGTGCATCACTCCCCTGCTCACCAGCTTCAGGAAGACCTGTGGCATCTACCTGGACGGCTGC GAATAAACCCATCTCTGTGGGACAAAGAGGATGTTGCCCACTGGCTCCACTGGGCTCAGAAGGAGTACTCCCTGCGCCGACCAGAGAAGGAACGATTCGTGATGAACGGCAGAGCGCTTTGCCTGCTCACCAAGGAAGACTTCAGACGCCGCTGTCCCTGCTCAG GTGATGTTCTGTATGAGATCCTTCAGTGTGTGAAACAGCCAAGGAGGGCTGTTGTCTGTGATCCTCAAAATGAGTCTCCCTCCGTGGGAAATGTATCCAGCCAGGGTCGAGTCAGCTGCCAGATCCGAACGCACAGCGTCCAAGAGCATCGGCCTCCCGAGGTCAATGACACCCAAG TTTTCCTCACTTTCACCAGCGCAGTGTCGGCTGCTCCTGCAGCCACTGCGAGCCAGCCAGAGCCCATGTCACCTGTCAGGCACCGTCCCTTGATCTTTTACACTCCCACTTCTCCACTCGCACGCATTA acGGATCAACAGCTGCCTCTACGTTGCCCCAAAGCCAAGTTCAGTGTCCTGCTCAAACAGAGAGCGTCATCCAGGAGCCTCTCAACCTGTCCAGTCGAGAGAAGCCAAGGAGCCCGCTGCACAAAGTCAAAGGCCGCATCCCAG AGTGCAGACTGCTCTGGGACTATGTGTATCAGCTACTGTGTGACGACCGTTACCAAGAATACATCCGGTGGGAAGACTATGACAGCCTGGTGTTCAGGGTGGTCGACCCAAACGGATTGGCGTGTCTCTGGGGAAACCACAAG aacagaGACAATATGACCTACGAGAAAATGTCCCGTGCTTTGCGGCACTACTATAAGCTCAACATCATCAAGAAGGAGCGAGGACAAAAACTACTCTTCAg GTTTCTGAAACTCCCACATGACATCAGGAAACAGCGGGCAGACCCCGCCGATTCCCCAGAACACACTTCACTTCCGAACGGGACCTTTCCAGACAGCAGTCCTACACATGACCATTTTGAGGTTTCCCCTGATCGCGCGTCTCCACAGCCTCCTTCAACTGGTGCTCCTGTGAGATAA